From one Paeniglutamicibacter psychrophenolicus genomic stretch:
- a CDS encoding NfeD family protein gives MYDWLVTNAWVVWLALFLLLAIIEMISLDLYFIMLGVGALGGVTVALLGGEFWLQMVVFSVTALLMIMLVRPIALRHLRKDPEGLRTNVDRLIGEDALVLEPTSRMNGRAKIGGETWSARTEDDVALQPGTYGSVVRIEGATAYITLRTQMPGLD, from the coding sequence ATGTACGACTGGCTCGTAACCAACGCATGGGTTGTTTGGCTGGCGCTCTTCCTCTTGCTGGCCATCATCGAAATGATTTCCCTTGACCTGTACTTCATCATGCTTGGGGTCGGGGCCCTGGGCGGCGTGACCGTTGCGCTGCTTGGCGGGGAATTCTGGTTGCAGATGGTGGTCTTCAGCGTCACGGCGCTGCTCATGATCATGCTGGTGCGCCCCATCGCGCTGCGGCACCTGCGTAAGGACCCCGAAGGGCTGCGCACCAATGTCGATCGGCTCATCGGCGAAGACGCCCTGGTCCTGGAGCCCACCTCCAGGATGAACGGGCGTGCCAAGATCGGCGGGGAAACCTGGTCGGCACGGACCGAGGACGATGTCGCCCTGCAGCCGGGCACCTATGGCTCGGTGGTCCGCATCGAAGGGGCAACGGCCTACATCACGCTCCGCACCCAAATGCCCGGCCTGGACTAG
- a CDS encoding methyltransferase domain-containing protein, which produces MQQPTPLDQGLRCPVCKLGLSLQHQPGRPARLGCEAGHRFDAAKQGYFNLLTGKGTNFTEDGASMVAARASFLDAGHYESLAEALGHRVRNALRGNERPRLLDAGAGTGYYLRQVLQALPGTSASSAVALDISRYAMRRAAKLPDTLALVWDLWRELPLEDESFDVVLNIFSPHNGAEFARVLRPGGTAMVVTPLPGHLAEGAALLGLLGIAADKAAGVVASMGGRFELRATEEVKIPLVLDPEAAFELAMMGPAGHHLNPETLRSRLADAGTATLVTAAFRIQEFRRIG; this is translated from the coding sequence GTGCAGCAGCCAACACCTCTCGACCAGGGACTTCGCTGCCCCGTCTGCAAGTTGGGGCTGTCCCTGCAGCACCAGCCGGGCCGCCCGGCACGTCTGGGGTGCGAGGCCGGGCACCGCTTTGACGCCGCAAAACAGGGCTATTTCAACCTGCTCACCGGCAAGGGAACCAACTTCACCGAGGACGGGGCGTCCATGGTCGCTGCCCGGGCCTCCTTCCTGGACGCCGGGCACTACGAATCCCTGGCCGAGGCCCTGGGCCACCGGGTCCGCAACGCCCTGCGGGGAAACGAGCGCCCCCGGCTTCTCGATGCGGGCGCCGGGACCGGCTACTACCTCCGCCAGGTCCTGCAGGCCCTGCCCGGGACATCGGCGTCCAGCGCCGTGGCACTGGACATCTCCCGCTACGCGATGCGCCGCGCGGCGAAACTCCCCGACACCCTGGCACTGGTGTGGGACCTGTGGCGCGAGCTGCCGCTGGAGGACGAATCCTTCGATGTCGTGCTGAACATCTTCTCCCCGCACAACGGTGCCGAATTCGCCCGGGTGCTGCGCCCGGGCGGAACAGCCATGGTCGTGACCCCGCTGCCCGGCCACCTGGCCGAGGGTGCGGCGTTGCTGGGCCTGCTGGGGATCGCCGCCGACAAGGCCGCGGGCGTCGTGGCATCGATGGGCGGGCGCTTCGAGCTTCGGGCCACCGAAGAGGTCAAGATCCCCCTCGTGCTGGATCCGGAGGCCGCCTTCGAGCTGGCCATGATGGGCCCGGCCGGGCACCACCTGAACCCCGAGACCCTGCGCAGCCGACTCGCGGATGCCGGAACCGCCACGCTTGTCACCGCGGCGTTCCGCATCCAGGAATTCCGCCGGATCGGCTGA
- the zapE gene encoding cell division protein ZapE, which translates to MPHQYSDVHAGAHAGAPRGIQDVILERAVAEGLGLDPQQRGTIGLLARKAQRHLSRQRQSPSGDHVYLWGPPGRGKTWILGAFFDALPTNNKRRFHFHEFFRELHATAHKATATALAQIEEPGALGNGRGRMDRVAARTSAIEQSIEAILGNVEVLCFDEFHCNDPGDAMLLARMFKFIMGRRILLVTTSNYPPEELLADEYYHHLILPTIAEIREHMDVHELDAQRDYRSIDVADAQRHGYNTGSILVAPAAAELHRIGLSAPAEHEVASLKPTSHHIRALRAVPGQLWFEFGDLCESLTSTLDYLELAKEFNHWVVSGVPGAAAMTPFGLRRLANAIDVLYDHNIRLDLLVQDDFSESLGHLPELDAARLASRLNALQTSATQPTTQGANA; encoded by the coding sequence ATGCCACATCAATATTCAGACGTCCATGCAGGTGCACATGCCGGCGCCCCGCGAGGAATACAGGACGTCATTCTCGAGCGTGCCGTGGCCGAGGGCTTGGGCCTCGACCCGCAGCAACGCGGCACGATCGGTTTGCTGGCACGAAAGGCGCAGCGGCACCTGTCCCGGCAGCGCCAATCCCCCTCCGGTGACCACGTTTACCTGTGGGGGCCTCCCGGCCGGGGAAAAACCTGGATCCTGGGCGCCTTCTTCGATGCCCTTCCAACCAACAACAAGCGGCGATTCCACTTCCATGAATTCTTCAGGGAGCTGCACGCCACCGCGCACAAGGCCACGGCGACCGCCCTGGCCCAGATCGAGGAGCCAGGGGCGCTCGGCAACGGCCGGGGACGCATGGACCGGGTGGCGGCACGAACCAGCGCCATTGAGCAGTCCATCGAGGCGATCCTGGGCAACGTCGAGGTTCTTTGCTTCGACGAGTTCCACTGCAACGACCCCGGCGACGCGATGCTACTGGCGCGGATGTTCAAGTTCATCATGGGTCGTCGGATTCTGTTGGTCACCACCTCGAACTATCCTCCCGAGGAACTTCTGGCCGACGAGTACTACCATCACCTGATCTTGCCCACGATTGCCGAGATCCGCGAGCACATGGATGTCCACGAGCTCGATGCCCAGCGTGACTACCGCAGCATCGATGTCGCCGATGCCCAGCGCCACGGCTACAACACCGGCAGCATCCTGGTTGCCCCCGCCGCCGCTGAATTGCACCGGATTGGACTCAGCGCACCGGCGGAGCACGAGGTGGCCAGCCTCAAGCCCACCAGCCATCACATCCGTGCACTCCGGGCTGTCCCCGGGCAACTTTGGTTCGAATTTGGCGATCTGTGCGAATCTTTGACTTCAACGCTTGACTACCTCGAACTGGCCAAGGAGTTCAATCACTGGGTTGTTTCCGGCGTGCCAGGTGCTGCCGCCATGACCCCGTTTGGGCTGCGCCGCCTCGCCAACGCCATCGACGTCCTGTACGACCACAACATCCGCCTAGACCTGCTGGTGCAGGACGACTTCTCGGAGTCGCTGGGCCACCTGCCGGAGCTGGACGCCGCACGCCTGGCCAGCCGGCTGAACGCCTTGCAAACCTCCGCCACACAACCAACCACCCAAGGCGCCAACGCATGA
- a CDS encoding S9 family peptidase, which translates to MKPEQLELLTTVSAPSLSPDAGHAVVSASRPSFASDSYVGQLWLLQLDGSAPPRRLTRGESDSGPRHSPDGTWIAFLRADAKGVAQLALVEAAGGEPRVLTERALGVGGFAWSPDGGSIAFVSRTPEPGRYGSIDDVGAGAEAPRHITTFNYRGDGVGFTGDKVQELFTLDVPDHEKEPFIRPRGRAAHGLHKVPSGLPEVTARALAEQDVADPCYSPDGRWIYFAAALHQGHDTDLRSQVYRVPAGGEAPAAPELVLGAADSEWAYRAPRFSNDGATLFALGQFVGESGTDFLARQVAVCAVDAQATGVRGASVLTDTETVDYTECEQLVPHGDSGVLALARVRGTGELHLVTAGGESSVLGAGPLLIHGAASSGSRIVVSYSSEESPGECAALEGGSLRRLTEFGNALRRQTTVSAPREASFTAPDGYPVHGWIHLPQGPGPHPVLLNIHGGPFSQYGPAYFDEAQVYAAAGYAVLQCNPRGSSSYGRAHGTAIRHAMGTVDLQDVMAFLDGACASEPELDEGRVGVLGGSYGGYLTAWTIAHEHRFAAAMVERGFLDPLSFVGTSDIGWFFAEAYTGSDPERVAAQSPMAKIGQVRTPTLVMHSEGDFRCPVEQAQRYYVGLKQRGVPAKFVLFPGESHGLSRGGSPWHRRQRFEAILEWFNLYLPVN; encoded by the coding sequence GTGAAACCAGAGCAACTAGAACTACTGACTACTGTATCGGCGCCCAGCCTGAGCCCGGATGCAGGCCATGCCGTGGTGTCCGCCTCCCGGCCCAGCTTCGCCTCCGATTCATACGTGGGCCAGTTGTGGCTGCTGCAGCTCGACGGCTCCGCCCCGCCCCGGCGGTTGACCCGTGGAGAATCCGACAGCGGGCCGCGGCATTCCCCGGACGGCACCTGGATCGCCTTCCTGCGCGCCGATGCGAAGGGCGTCGCCCAGCTGGCCCTGGTCGAGGCCGCCGGCGGCGAGCCGAGGGTGCTGACCGAACGGGCGCTGGGCGTTGGGGGTTTTGCCTGGTCCCCGGACGGCGGCTCGATTGCCTTTGTCTCCCGCACCCCCGAACCGGGCCGCTATGGCTCCATCGACGATGTCGGCGCCGGGGCCGAGGCCCCGCGGCACATCACCACCTTCAACTACCGCGGCGACGGGGTGGGCTTCACCGGGGACAAGGTCCAGGAACTGTTCACGCTGGATGTTCCGGACCATGAGAAGGAGCCGTTCATCCGTCCCCGGGGCCGGGCCGCCCACGGTCTCCACAAGGTGCCCAGCGGCCTGCCCGAGGTGACCGCGCGTGCACTGGCCGAGCAGGATGTGGCCGATCCCTGCTACAGCCCCGATGGGCGGTGGATATACTTTGCCGCCGCGCTGCACCAGGGGCATGACACGGACCTGCGGTCTCAGGTCTACCGGGTGCCCGCCGGCGGGGAAGCCCCGGCGGCGCCCGAGCTGGTGTTGGGCGCCGCGGACTCCGAGTGGGCCTACCGGGCCCCGCGGTTCAGCAACGACGGGGCAACCCTCTTTGCCCTGGGCCAGTTCGTGGGGGAGTCGGGCACGGACTTCCTGGCGCGGCAGGTCGCCGTGTGTGCCGTTGACGCCCAGGCCACGGGCGTGCGCGGGGCCTCGGTGCTGACCGACACCGAAACCGTCGACTACACCGAGTGCGAGCAACTCGTGCCCCACGGCGACTCCGGGGTCCTGGCACTGGCCCGGGTGCGAGGCACCGGGGAATTGCACCTGGTCACCGCCGGCGGCGAGAGCTCGGTGCTGGGAGCCGGCCCGCTGCTCATCCACGGGGCGGCATCGAGCGGGTCGAGGATCGTGGTGTCCTACTCTTCGGAGGAGTCACCGGGGGAGTGCGCCGCGCTGGAGGGCGGTTCGTTGCGCCGGCTGACGGAGTTCGGGAACGCACTGCGGCGGCAAACCACCGTCAGCGCCCCGCGCGAGGCCAGCTTCACCGCTCCGGACGGGTACCCGGTCCACGGCTGGATCCACCTGCCGCAGGGCCCCGGTCCGCACCCGGTGCTGCTGAACATCCACGGCGGTCCGTTCTCGCAATACGGGCCCGCCTACTTTGACGAGGCGCAGGTCTATGCAGCGGCCGGGTACGCGGTGCTGCAATGCAACCCGCGCGGCAGTTCGAGCTACGGGCGGGCACACGGGACGGCCATCAGGCACGCGATGGGCACCGTGGACCTGCAGGACGTCATGGCCTTCCTTGACGGTGCCTGTGCGAGCGAGCCGGAATTGGATGAGGGACGAGTGGGTGTCCTTGGCGGTTCCTACGGCGGGTACCTGACCGCCTGGACCATTGCCCATGAGCACCGCTTTGCCGCTGCCATGGTGGAACGCGGGTTCCTGGATCCGCTGTCCTTTGTGGGCACCAGCGACATCGGCTGGTTCTTCGCCGAGGCCTACACCGGATCGGATCCCGAGCGGGTTGCCGCCCAGTCGCCGATGGCCAAGATCGGACAGGTGCGCACCCCGACGTTGGTCATGCACTCCGAGGGCGACTTCCGTTGCCCGGTGGAACAGGCCCAGCGGTACTACGTGGGCCTGAAGCAGCGCGGGGTGCCGGCAAAGTTCGTGCTGTTCCCGGGCGAGAGCCACGGGCTCAGCCGGGGAGGGTCCCCGTGGCACCGTCGCCAGCGTTTTGAGGCAATCCTGGAGTGGTTCAATCTGTATTTGCCGGTCAACTGA
- a CDS encoding SPFH domain-containing protein has product MQTSGLGLTVVLVVLAIFVIIVLLRSVRIVPQARAGIVERLGKYHRTLLPGLTILIPFVDRLLPMLDLREQVVSFPPQPVITEDNLVVSIDTVVYFQITEPRAATYEIANYIQAVEQLTTTTLRNVVGGLNLEEALTSRDQINGQLRGVLDEATGKWGIRVSRVELKAIDPPLSIQDSMEKQMRAERDRRAAILTAEGTKQSAILTAEGQRQASILKAEGDAKAAILRADGESAAIQKVFDAIHAGKPDQKLLAYQYLQMLPKIAEGSANKLWIIPSEVGEALKGIGGALGNFNEGPGDDQKPEGTSNTLM; this is encoded by the coding sequence ATGCAAACATCGGGCCTTGGCCTCACGGTCGTCCTGGTAGTACTGGCAATCTTCGTGATCATCGTGCTGCTGCGCTCCGTGCGCATCGTGCCGCAGGCGCGGGCCGGGATCGTGGAGCGACTGGGCAAGTACCACCGCACCCTGCTTCCCGGGCTGACGATCTTGATTCCGTTTGTTGACCGCTTGCTGCCGATGCTGGACCTTCGCGAACAGGTTGTGAGCTTTCCGCCGCAGCCGGTGATCACGGAGGACAACTTGGTTGTTTCCATCGACACCGTGGTCTACTTCCAGATCACCGAGCCGCGTGCAGCAACCTACGAAATCGCGAACTACATCCAGGCAGTGGAGCAGCTGACGACCACCACGCTTCGTAACGTCGTCGGCGGCCTGAACCTCGAAGAGGCGCTGACCAGCCGCGACCAAATCAACGGCCAGCTGCGTGGCGTCCTTGACGAGGCCACCGGCAAGTGGGGCATCCGCGTCTCCCGTGTCGAGCTCAAGGCCATCGATCCACCGTTGTCGATCCAGGATTCCATGGAGAAGCAGATGCGTGCAGAGCGCGACCGCCGTGCAGCGATCCTCACGGCCGAAGGCACCAAGCAGTCGGCAATCCTTACCGCCGAGGGCCAACGCCAGGCATCCATCCTGAAGGCGGAAGGCGACGCCAAGGCAGCGATCCTGCGTGCAGACGGCGAGTCGGCGGCCATCCAGAAGGTCTTCGACGCGATCCACGCCGGCAAGCCGGACCAGAAGCTTTTGGCCTACCAGTACCTGCAGATGCTGCCGAAGATCGCCGAAGGCTCCGCCAACAAGCTGTGGATCATTCCCAGCGAGGTCGGCGAGGCCCTGAAGGGGATCGGCGGGGCGCTGGGCAACTTCAACGAAGGCCCGGGCGACGACCAGAAGCCGGAAGGCACCAGCAACACCCTGATGTAA
- a CDS encoding TnsA-like heteromeric transposase endonuclease subunit, translating into MILSHYIRSIRWFCLTTPEANMLLSHYTRSIRRFCLTTPEAFGRSRLTLGAMGRALLASDVEAGPKDPAGSLIFREQFSSATTSDLLAHCWATDFENSPPVRRVAAYKGQRNFSGLWWCASTNRHVGFESWLERDHLIRLDLDAKVTGIASQPFRIKLPKPLPQTWHVPDYFVRRADGTCLVIDVRPDARVKAEDQLVFDATANLCATVGWDYRRLGDLPCVGRANRHWIAGYRHPRCRNQETANAALRRLNHDGPSTIRDTAQRLGDPVLVLPTIFHLMWCQEVKVDLDFHRLHLDSEVWAGGTP; encoded by the coding sequence GTGATTTTGTCTCACTACATCCGAAGCATCCGCTGGTTTTGTCTCACTACACCCGAGGCAAACATGCTTCTGTCTCACTACACCCGAAGCATCCGCCGCTTTTGTCTCACTACACCCGAAGCATTCGGGCGTTCTCGGCTTACACTGGGTGCCATGGGACGCGCGCTGTTGGCGTCCGACGTGGAAGCCGGGCCCAAGGATCCTGCAGGTTCCCTGATCTTCAGGGAGCAATTTTCCTCCGCCACGACCAGCGACCTTCTGGCGCACTGCTGGGCAACCGACTTCGAGAACTCCCCGCCGGTTCGCCGCGTTGCCGCGTACAAGGGACAACGCAATTTCTCCGGCCTCTGGTGGTGCGCCTCCACCAACCGGCATGTCGGCTTCGAGTCCTGGCTGGAACGCGACCACCTGATACGCCTGGATCTTGATGCCAAAGTCACGGGCATTGCCTCCCAGCCCTTCAGGATCAAGCTTCCGAAGCCACTCCCCCAAACCTGGCACGTTCCCGACTACTTTGTCCGCCGAGCCGACGGCACCTGCCTTGTGATCGATGTCCGACCAGACGCCAGGGTCAAGGCCGAAGACCAGCTCGTTTTTGATGCCACTGCAAACCTCTGCGCGACGGTGGGATGGGACTACCGCCGCCTGGGAGACCTTCCCTGCGTGGGGCGTGCCAACCGCCACTGGATTGCTGGATATCGGCATCCACGGTGCCGCAACCAGGAAACGGCCAACGCGGCATTGCGGCGCTTGAACCATGATGGGCCTTCCACCATCAGGGATACAGCCCAAAGATTGGGTGATCCGGTGCTCGTGCTTCCCACGATTTTCCACCTGATGTGGTGCCAAGAAGTCAAGGTTGACTTGGATTTTCACCGGTTGCACCTGGACAGCGAGGTTTGGGCAGGCGGGACGCCATGA
- a CDS encoding polyprenol monophosphomannose synthase has product MRVVTIIPTYNELESLPITVGRLRAAVPDSDVLIVDDNSPDGTGALADKMAAEDKSIHVMHRTGKAGLGAAYLAGFRWALDAGYDVLVEMDADGSHKPEQLPLLLAEIPKGADLVIGSRWVKGGSVVNWPLHRKMISRVGSFYSRTMLGVNLRDITAGFRAFRRETLEALDFNAIESVGYGFQVDMTFRVAQLGKKIVEVPITFVERELGVSKMSGNIVVEAMLNVTRWGLSARWKKLTGRK; this is encoded by the coding sequence GTGCGCGTAGTCACGATCATTCCGACCTACAACGAGCTTGAATCGCTGCCCATCACCGTGGGCCGCTTGCGTGCCGCGGTGCCTGATTCGGATGTCTTGATCGTTGACGACAACTCCCCGGACGGCACCGGCGCCCTGGCAGACAAGATGGCCGCCGAGGACAAGTCCATCCACGTCATGCACCGCACGGGCAAGGCCGGCCTGGGCGCCGCCTACCTGGCCGGGTTCCGCTGGGCCTTGGACGCCGGATACGACGTCCTGGTGGAGATGGATGCCGATGGTTCACACAAGCCCGAGCAGCTTCCGCTGCTGCTGGCGGAAATCCCCAAGGGCGCTGACCTGGTCATCGGTTCGCGTTGGGTCAAGGGCGGCTCGGTCGTCAACTGGCCGCTGCACCGCAAGATGATTTCCCGCGTGGGCAGCTTCTACTCCCGCACCATGCTGGGTGTGAATCTGCGCGACATCACCGCCGGCTTCCGCGCGTTCCGCCGCGAGACCCTCGAGGCACTGGACTTCAATGCCATCGAATCGGTTGGCTACGGCTTCCAGGTCGACATGACCTTCCGCGTGGCCCAGCTGGGCAAGAAGATCGTCGAGGTGCCGATCACCTTCGTCGAACGCGAGCTTGGTGTCTCGAAGATGAGCGGAAACATCGTGGTCGAGGCCATGCTGAACGTGACCCGGTGGGGCCTGAGCGCCCGCTGGAAGAAGCTGACCGGCCGCAAGTAA
- a CDS encoding RNA polymerase-binding protein RbpA — protein MSDRSLRGMRLGAQSMETEAGVEPAARQRVEYRCEDGEQVFVIFAAEADIPATWMSKTGKVAKLVNGEVQEEESTEKPVRTHWDMLLERRSIEELETILKDRLDKLRTTRGAAQAALKG, from the coding sequence ATGAGCGATCGCAGCCTGCGAGGAATGCGCCTTGGCGCACAAAGCATGGAAACTGAGGCTGGCGTGGAGCCAGCAGCGCGCCAGCGCGTTGAATATCGTTGCGAAGACGGCGAGCAGGTGTTCGTGATTTTTGCCGCTGAGGCAGATATCCCGGCAACCTGGATGTCCAAGACCGGCAAGGTTGCCAAGCTGGTCAACGGTGAAGTCCAAGAAGAAGAGAGCACCGAGAAGCCGGTGCGCACCCACTGGGACATGCTCCTCGAGCGTCGTTCCATCGAGGAATTGGAAACGATTCTGAAGGATCGCTTGGATAAGCTGCGTACCACTCGTGGTGCAGCCCAGGCAGCATTGAAGGGCTAA
- a CDS encoding peptide deformylase, producing MSKESMDDLNNAGLAPYSPAWIHSEVTRLVDLVDSGEMPPIVQLGHPVLRMRANELDGQLGPELLQGFLGAMRTVMLDAPGVGLAAPQLGIPLRIAVLQDLYETNPEIATAREREPLDYLEIINPHYRPVGDRTAAFYEGCLSFNGYQGVVERPADISTSFLDADGVPRRRNFSGWQARIFQHETDHLDGTVYIDKALTRSLCANHEYPRWANPGIDQARVGLGF from the coding sequence ATGAGCAAAGAATCAATGGACGACTTAAACAACGCTGGATTGGCCCCCTACTCCCCCGCCTGGATCCACAGCGAAGTTACCCGCCTCGTCGACCTCGTTGACTCGGGCGAGATGCCGCCGATCGTCCAGCTCGGGCACCCGGTATTGAGGATGCGGGCCAATGAGCTCGACGGCCAACTCGGGCCCGAACTGTTGCAAGGATTCCTGGGGGCCATGCGCACGGTAATGCTCGATGCTCCGGGCGTCGGCCTGGCCGCACCGCAGCTGGGCATCCCCTTGCGGATTGCCGTGCTTCAGGATCTCTACGAAACCAACCCCGAAATCGCAACTGCACGCGAGCGGGAGCCGCTGGACTACCTGGAGATCATCAATCCGCATTACCGGCCGGTCGGCGACCGCACGGCCGCTTTCTACGAGGGCTGCCTGTCGTTCAACGGATACCAGGGCGTGGTGGAGCGGCCCGCCGACATTTCCACCAGCTTTCTTGACGCCGACGGAGTCCCCCGGCGGAGGAACTTCTCCGGATGGCAGGCGCGGATCTTCCAGCACGAGACCGACCACCTGGATGGCACCGTCTACATCGACAAGGCACTGACCCGGTCGCTGTGCGCCAACCACGAGTATCCGCGCTGGGCGAATCCCGGAATCGACCAGGCACGCGTCGGGCTGGGTTTTTAG